Proteins encoded together in one Quercus lobata isolate SW786 chromosome 3, ValleyOak3.0 Primary Assembly, whole genome shotgun sequence window:
- the LOC115982596 gene encoding cytochrome P450 71A9-like isoform X2 translates to MAELIRNPSVMQRAQTEVREVVKGKAKVEENHISKLMYLKSIVKEGLRLHPPAPLLVPRETTDDCAVEGYHIPAKTRVFVNAKSIGTDPKYWKNKNEFQPERFLDSSVDFRGQHFELLPFGAGRRGCPGMNFAILIIELALANLLHRFDWELPHGIRRQDLDMEEAIGLYSTQKSSTLPCS, encoded by the coding sequence ATGGCTGAGCTGATAAGGAATCCATCTGTAATGCAAAGAGCACAAACTGAGGTGAGAGAAGTTGTTAAGGGAAAAGCAAAGGTTGAAGAAAACCACATTTCTAAACTCATGTACCTAAAATCCATTGTAAAAGAGGGATTGAGACTCCATCCACCAGCCCCATTGCTAGTTCCAAGGGAAACAACAGATGATTGCGCTGTTGAAGGTTACCATATTCCAGCCAAGACAAGGGTGTTTGTCAATGCAAAATCGATAGGTACAGACCCAAAGTATTGGAAGAATAAAAACGAGTTCCAACCTGAGAGATTCTTGGATAGTTCAGTCGATTTTAGAGGACAACACTTCGAGTTGTTACCATTTGGAGCTGGTCGTAGAGGTTGTCCTGGAATGAACTTTGCAATCTTGATAATAGAGCTTGCACTAGCAAATCTCTTGCATCGTTTTGATTGGGAATTGCCTCATGGGATAAGAAGACAGGATTTAGATATGGAAGAAGCAATCGGTCTTTACAGTACACAAAAAAGTTCCACTTTGCCTTGTAGCTAA
- the LOC115981189 gene encoding uncharacterized protein LOC115981189: MTSADLGWDSVSSWSTGLTKEHFDGEAPPPSGGDTSHSLVISGLQEIDDRLKELEAENRKSKAFVDGWGERMREMSVLLKQVKEPGARGSYLKNLEKAEMYRLHKQNPEVYTVERLAKDYRIMRQRVHAILWLKELEEEEEKKLGHPLDDSVELLLDTCPE, translated from the coding sequence ATGACATCAGCTGATTTGGGGTGGGATTCTGTGTCCTCTTGGTCGACTGGGTTAACCAAGGAGCATTTTGATGGTGAGGCACCCCCACCTAGTGGAGGAGACACGTCACATTCTTTGGTAATCTCTGGATTGCAAGAAATTGATGATAGGTTGAAAGAATTGGAGGCGGAGAATCGAAAGAGTAAGGCATTTGTGGATGGGTGGGGTGAGAGGATGCGGGAGATGAGTGTGCTATTGAAGCAAGTAAAAGAGCCTGGTGCTAGAGGGTCTTATCTGAAGAACTTGGAGAAGGCCGAGATGTATCGCTTGCACAAACAGAACCCCGAGGTGTACACAGTCGAGAGGCTAGCCAAGGATTATAGGATTATGAGGCAGAGAGTGCATGCCATTCTTTGGTTGAAGGAGCttgaggaggaagaggagaaaAAGCTTGGGCATCCTTTGGATGATTCTGTTGAGCTCTTGCTTGATACTTGTCCTGAGTAA
- the LOC115982596 gene encoding cytochrome P450 71A9-like isoform X1 → MFIAGSNTSSAILVWIMAELIRNPSVMQRAQTEVREVVKGKAKVEENHISKLMYLKSIVKEGLRLHPPAPLLVPRETTDDCAVEGYHIPAKTRVFVNAKSIGTDPKYWKNKNEFQPERFLDSSVDFRGQHFELLPFGAGRRGCPGMNFAILIIELALANLLHRFDWELPHGIRRQDLDMEEAIGLYSTQKSSTLPCS, encoded by the coding sequence ATGTTCATTGCAGGCAGTAACACATCTTCTGCCATCCTAGTTTGGATAATGGCTGAGCTGATAAGGAATCCATCTGTAATGCAAAGAGCACAAACTGAGGTGAGAGAAGTTGTTAAGGGAAAAGCAAAGGTTGAAGAAAACCACATTTCTAAACTCATGTACCTAAAATCCATTGTAAAAGAGGGATTGAGACTCCATCCACCAGCCCCATTGCTAGTTCCAAGGGAAACAACAGATGATTGCGCTGTTGAAGGTTACCATATTCCAGCCAAGACAAGGGTGTTTGTCAATGCAAAATCGATAGGTACAGACCCAAAGTATTGGAAGAATAAAAACGAGTTCCAACCTGAGAGATTCTTGGATAGTTCAGTCGATTTTAGAGGACAACACTTCGAGTTGTTACCATTTGGAGCTGGTCGTAGAGGTTGTCCTGGAATGAACTTTGCAATCTTGATAATAGAGCTTGCACTAGCAAATCTCTTGCATCGTTTTGATTGGGAATTGCCTCATGGGATAAGAAGACAGGATTTAGATATGGAAGAAGCAATCGGTCTTTACAGTACACAAAAAAGTTCCACTTTGCCTTGTAGCTAA
- the LOC115982594 gene encoding uncharacterized protein LOC115982594: MQNLHRVISRLSSTSLGSSTTTARVLTDKTKTKLRNDAINLRAFSAKSGENDGKDEWDKSVAGSFGNTTSADLGWDSVSSWSTGLTKEHFDGEAPPPSGGDTSHSLVISGLQEIDDRLKELEAENRKSKAFVDGWGERMREMSVLLKQVREPGARGSYLKDSEKAEMYRLHKQNPEVYTVERLAKDYRIMRQRVHAILWLKELEEEEEKKLGHPLDDSVELLLDTCPEFFNSHDREFHVASLPYKPDFKVMPEGWDGTTRDLDEVHYEISQKEDEMLYQEFLQKMNFNKKKLAGEVKCHKYSRRRPSEGWNFTVEKMGPRGKRGGGGGWKFVSLPDGSSRPLNEMEKMYVKRETPRHRRKILP, from the exons ATGCAAAATCTGCACCGTGTTATATCCCGATTGTCATCCACTTCACTAGGCTCAAGCACTACAACAGCCAGAGTTTTGAcagacaaaacaaaaactaagttgagAAATGATGCAATCAACTTGAGAGCCTTTTCAGCAAAATCTGGTGAAAATGATGGGAAAGATGAGTGGGATAAGAGTGTGGCAGGATCATTTGGTAATACGACGTCAGCTGATTTGGGGTGGGATTCTGTGTCCTCTTGGTCGACTGGGTTGACCAAGGAGCATTTTGATGGTGAGGCACCCCCACCTAGTGGAGGAGACACGTCACATTCTTTGGTAATCTCTGGATTGCAAGAAATTGATGATAGGTTGAAAGAATTGGAGGCGGAGAATCGAAAGAGTAAGGCATTTGTGGATGGGTGGGGTGAGAGGATGCGGGAGATGAGTGTGCTATTGAAGCAAGTAAGAGAGCCTGGTGCTAGAGGGTCTTATCTGAAGGACTCGGAGAAGGCCGAGATGTATCGCTTGCACAAACAGAACCCCGAGGTGTACACAGTCGAGAGGCTAGCCAAGGATTATAGGATTATGAGGCAGAGAGTGCATGCCATTCTTTGGTTGAAGGAGCttgaggaggaagaggagaaaAAGCTTGGGCATCCTTTGGATGATTCTGTTGAGCTCTTGCTTGATACTTGTCCTGA ATTTTTTAATTCTCATGACAGGGAATTCCATGTGGCTTCCCTTCCTTACAAACCTGACTTCAAAGTCATGCCAGAGGGTTGGGATGGTACCACCAGAGATCTCGATGAAGTCCACTATGAGATATCCCAGAAAGAAGATGAAATGCTTTATCAAGAATTTCTCCAGAAGATGAACttcaacaaaaagaaa TTGGCAGGGGAGGTGAAATGCCACAAGTATAGCCGACGCCGTCCTTCAGAGGGGTGGAATTTCACGGTAGAGAAAATGGGACCACGAGGGAAACGTGGAGGCGGTGGTGGCTGGAAATTTGTCAGCTTGCCTGATGGTTCCAGTCGACCTCTAAATGAAATGGAGAAAATGTATGTGAAGCGAGAGACCCCCCGCCACCGACGGAAGATATTGCCGTGA
- the LOC115981190 gene encoding uncharacterized protein LOC115981190, protein MFALPVTSENTDNLFGEDAVQAKSGENDGKDEWDKSVAGSFGNTTSTNLGWDSVSSWSTGLTKEHFDGEAPPPSGGDTSHSLVIFGLQEIDDRLKELEAKNRKSKAFVDGWGERMREMSVLLKQVREPGARGSYLKDSKKAEMYRLHKQNPEVYTVKRLAKDYRIMRQRVHAILWLKELKEEEEKKLRYPLHDYVELLLDTCPE, encoded by the exons ATGTTTGCTTTGCCCGTCACTTCAGAGAACACAGACAACCTCTTTGGTGAGGATGCAGTTCAGG CAAAATCTGGTGAAAATGATGGGAAAGATGAGTGGGATAAGAGTGTGGCAGGATCATTTGGTAATACGACATCAACTAATTTGGGGTGGGATTCTGTATCCTCTTGGTCGACTGGGTTGACCAAGGAGCATTTTGATGGTGAGGCACCCCCACCTAGTGGAGGAGACACGTCACATTCTTTGGTAATCTTTGGATTGCAAGAAATTGATGATAGGTTGAAAGAATTAGAGGCGAAAAATCGAAAGAGTAAGGCATTTGTGGATGGGTGGGGTGAGAGGATGCGGGAGATGAGTGTGCTATTGAAGCAAGTAAGAGAGCCTGGTGCTAGAGGGTCTTATCTAAAGGACTCAAAGAAGGCTGAAATGTATCGCTTGCACAAACAGAACCCCGAGGTGTACACAGTCAAGAGGCTAGCCAAGGATTATAGGATTATGAGGCAGAGAGTGCATGCCATTCTTTGGTTGAAGGAGCTTAAGGAGGAAGAGGAGAAAAAGCTTCGGTATCCTTTGCATGATTATGTTGAGCTCTTGCTTGATACTTGTCCTGAATAA